The following proteins come from a genomic window of Candidatus Woesearchaeota archaeon:
- a CDS encoding cation-transporting P-type ATPase, translated as MLKYRGLTNKQAENNLKQYGFNELKEISKKTPLNILFKQVRNNFVIYLILFATIISFFVGKYVTAYTLIFVILMVVAVGFVQEYRSEKAIAALKGMLVPVSLVIRKGKEQEIFSKHIVPGDILILRNGEKIPADCLVLEEMELRVNESILTGESKDVTKKVSSKKEYTDENLVFMGTYIVNGRCIVKVIHTGMNTKFGNIAELISTTEKELPLQNKINKVAKYMAIMAILVSVLTGLIMFLRATSITEEIVINILIMVIALSVSAFPEGFPVVLITTLAFGAYKMAKQNAIVNRMSIIETLGETTVICADKTGTLTKGEMTVRTIFADNNLFKITGVGYEGKGDFLLDKQKIDPVNDAVLKNLLYGAVLCNDAIIERTGNDMEFKTIGSPTESALLVLGAKANLFKEDFKFERVQELPFNSDRKMMSVLCQKGKEKFVYSKGAPEFLLKKCKFIQTKDGVIELDNKQKKKINSITKKMARNSLRTVGLAYKTMKTFTKDHFEEDLIFVGLVGMEDPAREEVKESIETCKNAGIKVKMITGDNKETAKSIAKEIGLVGDLIEGYDLDKLTDDELAKSINKIVIFARVKPEHKLRIVSALKANGEIVTMTGDGVNDAPALKDAHIGIAMGKNGTDVSRSVADLTLKDDNFHTIVVAIREGRTIFKNIRKFVTYQLSCNCAELSILFFGVLLSPLLGWEAPLLLSLQILFMNLVTDDLPAITLGLNPTSRDIMNESPRRNSEILNKKLIALLVFNGALLAGLTLISYYLSFNLFGENTEYSRTVALFSLIGLEIVSAFNFRSLRKKVLTRSPLVNPYLFYASLISLAATFIIIYTPVNKIFGTIPLRLEGFIIMVGLSLLLILIFDLLKYANSKLKFFDVEHI; from the coding sequence ATGTTGAAATATAGGGGGCTAACTAATAAACAAGCTGAAAATAATTTAAAACAGTATGGCTTTAATGAACTAAAAGAAATTTCTAAAAAAACTCCATTAAATATTTTATTTAAACAAGTTAGAAACAATTTTGTTATTTATTTAATTTTGTTTGCAACTATTATCTCTTTTTTTGTTGGTAAATATGTTACTGCTTATACTTTAATTTTTGTAATTTTAATGGTTGTAGCAGTAGGATTTGTACAAGAGTATAGATCTGAAAAAGCTATAGCTGCTTTAAAAGGTATGTTGGTTCCAGTTTCTTTAGTAATAAGAAAGGGTAAGGAGCAAGAAATATTTTCTAAACATATTGTTCCAGGAGATATTTTAATTTTAAGGAATGGTGAAAAAATTCCGGCAGATTGTTTGGTTTTAGAAGAAATGGAACTCAGAGTTAATGAATCTATTTTAACTGGTGAATCTAAGGATGTAACTAAAAAAGTTAGTAGTAAAAAAGAGTATACTGATGAGAATTTAGTATTTATGGGTACTTATATTGTTAATGGTAGATGTATAGTAAAAGTTATTCATACTGGAATGAATACTAAATTTGGAAATATTGCAGAATTGATTTCTACTACAGAAAAGGAACTTCCTTTACAAAATAAAATAAACAAAGTTGCAAAATATATGGCTATCATGGCAATTTTAGTTTCTGTTTTAACTGGTTTAATTATGTTTTTAAGAGCTACGAGTATTACTGAAGAAATTGTAATAAATATTCTTATTATGGTTATTGCTTTATCTGTTTCTGCATTTCCAGAAGGATTCCCGGTTGTTTTGATAACTACCTTGGCATTTGGAGCATATAAGATGGCTAAGCAGAATGCTATTGTAAATAGAATGTCTATTATTGAGACACTTGGTGAAACAACAGTTATTTGTGCTGATAAAACCGGAACTTTAACAAAAGGAGAAATGACTGTTAGAACTATTTTTGCAGATAATAATCTTTTTAAAATTACTGGAGTAGGTTATGAAGGTAAAGGAGATTTCCTTTTGGATAAACAGAAAATAGATCCTGTTAATGATGCTGTTCTGAAAAATCTTTTGTATGGGGCTGTACTGTGTAATGATGCTATAATTGAAAGAACGGGAAATGATATGGAATTTAAAACAATTGGTTCTCCTACTGAATCTGCTTTATTAGTTTTAGGTGCTAAGGCTAATTTATTTAAAGAGGATTTTAAATTTGAAAGGGTGCAAGAGTTACCTTTTAATTCTGATAGAAAAATGATGTCTGTTTTATGTCAGAAAGGTAAAGAGAAATTTGTTTATTCTAAGGGTGCACCTGAATTTTTATTAAAAAAATGTAAGTTTATTCAAACTAAAGATGGAGTTATTGAATTAGATAATAAACAGAAGAAAAAAATTAATTCTATTACTAAAAAAATGGCTAGAAATTCTTTGAGAACTGTGGGATTGGCTTATAAAACTATGAAAACTTTTACAAAAGATCATTTTGAAGAAGATTTGATATTTGTAGGTTTAGTTGGAATGGAAGATCCTGCACGTGAGGAAGTTAAAGAATCTATTGAAACTTGTAAAAATGCGGGAATTAAAGTAAAAATGATTACAGGAGATAATAAAGAAACTGCAAAATCTATTGCCAAAGAAATTGGTTTAGTTGGAGATTTAATCGAAGGTTATGACTTAGATAAATTAACTGATGATGAGCTTGCTAAATCTATCAATAAAATAGTTATTTTTGCAAGAGTTAAACCTGAACATAAACTGAGGATTGTTAGTGCTTTGAAAGCAAATGGGGAGATTGTAACTATGACCGGGGATGGAGTTAATGATGCCCCTGCATTAAAAGATGCGCATATAGGGATTGCAATGGGTAAAAATGGAACTGATGTTTCTAGGTCTGTTGCAGACTTAACATTGAAAGATGATAATTTTCATACTATTGTTGTTGCAATAAGAGAAGGTAGAACTATATTTAAAAATATAAGAAAGTTTGTGACTTATCAATTGTCTTGTAATTGTGCTGAATTATCTATTTTATTTTTTGGTGTATTATTATCTCCTTTGTTGGGTTGGGAAGCGCCGTTGTTATTATCTTTACAGATTTTATTTATGAACTTAGTAACAGATGATCTTCCTGCAATTACTCTTGGTTTAAATCCCACATCAAGGGATATAATGAATGAATCTCCTAGAAGAAATTCAGAAATATTAAATAAGAAATTAATTGCCTTATTAGTCTTTAATGGAGCATTATTAGCTGGATTAACTTTAATTTCCTACTACTTATCGTTTAACTTATTTGGTGAGAATACAGAATACTCTAGAACTGTCGCTTTATTTTCTCTAATTGGTTTAGAAATTGTTTCAGCATTTAATTTTAGATCTTTAAGAAAAAAAGTATTAACTAGGAGTCCGTTAGTAAATCCTTATTTATTTTATGCTTCTTTGATATCTTTAGCTGCAACTTTTATTATAATTTATACTCCTGTAAATAAAATCTTTGGAACTATACCTTTGAGATTGGAAGGATTTATTATTATGGTTGGATTATCTTTACTTTTAATTTTAATATTTGATTTACTTAAATATGCCAATTCTAAATTAAAATTCTTTGATGTAGAGCATATATAG
- a CDS encoding PIG-L family deacetylase yields the protein MQDTILVFCAHSDDEILGMGGTIANYIKDDKKVVTIIFSKGEKSVPWLNEKYLANLRKKEAHKINDEIGQREIIFLELKDFELVRQIEKENIKERIKKIILKYKPVKIFTHSPDYHLDHRTVFKTMLEVVDSLDKRYPVYTFDVWKMIDAPQNMPKLYINITKTFSSKINALKQFKSQLLFSIYPLMPSMYFKAIYNGYKNKCKYAELFYKVR from the coding sequence ATGCAGGATACAATACTTGTATTTTGTGCTCATTCAGATGATGAGATTTTAGGGATGGGTGGCACAATTGCGAATTATATTAAAGATGATAAAAAGGTAGTTACAATTATTTTTTCTAAAGGTGAGAAAAGTGTTCCTTGGTTAAATGAAAAATATTTAGCAAATTTAAGGAAAAAAGAAGCACATAAAATAAATGATGAAATTGGTCAGAGAGAGATTATATTTCTTGAGTTGAAAGATTTTGAGTTAGTAAGACAAATTGAAAAGGAAAATATAAAAGAAAGAATTAAAAAAATTATTTTGAAGTATAAACCTGTAAAAATATTTACACACTCTCCAGATTATCATTTAGATCATAGAACTGTTTTTAAAACAATGTTAGAAGTTGTTGATAGTTTAGATAAAAGATATCCTGTATATACTTTTGATGTGTGGAAAATGATTGATGCTCCACAGAATATGCCTAAATTATACATTAATATAACAAAAACCTTTTCAAGCAAAATTAACGCTTTAAAACAGTTTAAAAGCCAATTATTGTTTAGTATATATCCTTTGATGCCTTCGATGTATTTTAAGGCTATTTATAATGGTTATAAAAACAAATGCAAATATGCTGAATTGTTTTATAAGGTAAGATAA
- a CDS encoding thymidine phosphorylase yields the protein MKLKVNVLDVKTGGPLIVVIPKKEAIKQDLHPLNRVKLKYKNKEVIVVVDIIENSVKPNHMIIYKEVADLLGVKKNNLVELIYEPAPSSVEYILEKLKGEKLNCEKINTIIKDLLSNRLSEVELTYFIAACYPDKLSNDEIYCLTKAIVENGKKLNLGKKMVLDKHCIGGIPGNRTTMVVVPIIASLGYTIPKTSSRAISSPSGTADTMEALAKVEFTADEITKIIKKTNSCIAWGGAMNLAAADDKLIRLRHPLSLDPEGMLVASIMAKKLAVGSTHVLIDVPIGLKAKIQNLKQGKSLKKKFLMIAKKFNIKMRVVFTNGINPIGYGVGPVLEAKDVLETLRGEGPKDLREKSIELATKLLELVGHRNPKESVEYVLNSGLAYKKMCEIINAQDGKITDPNKLKVGEYKKEFYAERTGKINSFNMKTIKTIARIAGAPVDKGAGILLNVIINQEVVRGDKIFTIYSESQDKLKQAIWTLKYMKKLVEVK from the coding sequence ATGAAACTAAAAGTAAATGTTTTAGATGTTAAAACTGGGGGACCCCTGATAGTTGTTATTCCTAAGAAAGAAGCAATTAAACAAGACTTACATCCATTAAATAGGGTTAAATTAAAATATAAAAATAAAGAAGTAATTGTAGTTGTAGATATAATTGAAAATTCTGTTAAGCCAAATCATATGATTATATATAAAGAAGTTGCAGATTTGTTAGGTGTTAAAAAAAATAATTTAGTGGAATTAATTTATGAACCTGCTCCAAGTTCTGTTGAATATATTCTTGAAAAATTAAAAGGAGAAAAATTAAATTGTGAAAAAATAAATACTATAATCAAAGATTTATTGTCAAATAGATTAAGTGAAGTTGAATTAACTTATTTTATTGCTGCTTGTTACCCTGATAAATTAAGCAATGACGAGATTTATTGTTTGACTAAAGCAATAGTTGAAAATGGTAAAAAATTAAATCTTGGAAAGAAAATGGTTTTAGACAAACATTGTATTGGAGGTATTCCAGGAAATAGAACTACAATGGTTGTTGTTCCTATCATTGCGTCATTAGGTTATACTATTCCTAAGACTTCTTCAAGAGCAATAAGTTCACCAAGTGGAACTGCAGATACAATGGAGGCTTTAGCTAAAGTTGAATTTACTGCAGATGAAATTACTAAAATAATTAAAAAAACTAATTCGTGTATTGCTTGGGGTGGTGCAATGAATTTAGCTGCTGCAGATGATAAATTAATAAGATTAAGACATCCATTAAGTTTAGATCCTGAAGGGATGTTAGTTGCTTCTATTATGGCCAAGAAATTGGCTGTTGGATCTACACATGTTCTAATTGATGTTCCTATCGGGTTAAAAGCAAAAATACAAAACTTAAAACAAGGAAAATCTTTGAAAAAGAAATTTTTAATGATTGCAAAAAAGTTTAATATTAAAATGAGGGTGGTTTTTACAAATGGTATTAATCCTATTGGTTACGGTGTGGGTCCTGTATTGGAAGCCAAAGATGTTTTAGAAACTTTAAGAGGAGAGGGGCCTAAAGATTTAAGAGAGAAATCTATAGAATTAGCAACTAAATTGTTAGAATTAGTCGGACATAGAAATCCCAAAGAATCAGTTGAATATGTTTTGAATAGTGGTTTGGCTTATAAAAAGATGTGTGAAATAATAAACGCCCAGGATGGAAAGATTACAGATCCTAACAAATTAAAAGTTGGGGAATATAAAAAAGAATTTTATGCTGAAAGAACAGGAAAAATAAATTCATTTAATATGAAAACCATAAAAACTATTGCGAGAATTGCAGGTGCTCCAGTTGATAAAGGTGCAGGTATTTTGTTAAATGTTATAATAAATCAAGAAGTAGTTAGGGGAGATAAAATATTCACTATTTATTCTGAAAGTCAAGATAAATTAAAACAAGCAATTTGGACTTTAAAATATATGAAAAAATTAGTTGAAGTTAAATAG
- a CDS encoding AI-2E family transporter, with amino-acid sequence MQEKKGWISILAYLAILIISFFVIRPYITALLTAFVFSYLTLPLHNFLKKKIKSNSISAFIVTCLAVVVLIVPTYFIARELVNQSLRIYNIIMGNDALQLFMGQFGINLETITGALTQKVYDSAILIAKSLPQQILGFVIAILFMYYFLRDHDKLLEGLKSIIPLHKEHKESLFLSFKNVTNSVIYGLVFTGILEAVLLTIVFYIFKVEAPLFWGLIVFVLALLPLLGPTLVWIPIVIVKYISGDIVGAVAIGLFGIFIMSTIENIIRPKIIGDRAGIHPGLILLGVMGGISLFGFIGIIIGPLMLSFGLEILKFYGKWR; translated from the coding sequence ATGCAGGAAAAAAAAGGGTGGATATCTATTTTAGCTTATTTAGCTATACTTATTATATCTTTTTTTGTAATTAGGCCATATATTACAGCTTTACTAACTGCTTTTGTATTTTCTTATTTAACTTTGCCCTTACATAATTTTTTAAAGAAGAAAATAAAATCTAATTCAATAAGTGCTTTTATTGTTACTTGTTTAGCTGTTGTAGTTTTAATAGTCCCCACTTATTTTATTGCAAGAGAGTTAGTAAACCAATCTCTTAGGATATATAATATCATTATGGGCAATGATGCCCTCCAATTATTTATGGGACAATTTGGAATAAATCTTGAGACAATAACTGGTGCTTTAACGCAGAAAGTTTATGATTCAGCTATTTTAATTGCAAAATCTTTGCCTCAACAGATTTTGGGTTTTGTAATTGCAATCTTGTTTATGTATTACTTTTTAAGAGACCACGATAAACTTTTAGAAGGATTGAAATCTATTATACCTTTACATAAAGAGCATAAAGAATCTTTGTTCTTAAGTTTTAAGAATGTAACCAATTCAGTAATTTATGGTCTAGTTTTTACAGGTATTTTAGAAGCAGTTTTACTAACTATAGTGTTTTATATTTTTAAAGTTGAAGCACCTTTATTTTGGGGTTTGATAGTTTTTGTTTTAGCTTTGCTGCCTTTATTGGGACCGACTTTAGTTTGGATTCCAATTGTGATTGTTAAGTATATTTCTGGAGATATTGTTGGGGCAGTAGCAATAGGCTTGTTTGGTATATTTATTATGTCTACTATTGAAAATATAATAAGGCCAAAAATAATTGGAGATAGAGCAGGAATACATCCCGGATTAATATTGTTGGGAGTTATGGGAGGAATATCTTTGTTTGGATTTATAGGCATAATTATAGGCCCTTTAATGTTGAGCTTTGGTTTAGAAATTTTAAAATTTTATGGTAAGTGGAGATAA
- a CDS encoding tRNA (cytidine(56)-2'-O)-methyltransferase: MKIEVLRLTHRKNRDIRVSTHCCLVSRAFGVSKIYYTGDKDEGLEKTVKNVNGNWGSKFSVEYVGESLNNTLRLISLKKKQGFRIIHLTMYGLEFEKSVKLLKKLKKLFIVVGSEKVDSEIYKIADYNLSVANQPHSEIAALAVLVYELNNRKFVKIKGKIKIKPSNRLKIVENN; the protein is encoded by the coding sequence ATGAAAATAGAAGTTTTAAGGCTGACACATAGGAAAAATAGAGATATAAGAGTAAGTACTCATTGTTGTTTGGTTTCTAGAGCTTTTGGTGTTTCTAAGATATATTATACTGGAGATAAAGATGAAGGTCTTGAGAAAACTGTTAAAAACGTTAATGGTAATTGGGGTTCTAAATTTTCTGTTGAATATGTTGGTGAAAGCTTAAATAATACTTTGAGATTGATTTCTTTGAAAAAGAAACAAGGTTTTCGTATAATTCATTTAACAATGTATGGTCTAGAGTTTGAAAAAAGTGTAAAATTGTTAAAGAAATTAAAAAAATTGTTTATTGTTGTTGGTTCTGAAAAAGTGGATTCAGAAATTTATAAAATTGCAGATTATAATTTAAGTGTTGCAAATCAACCGCATTCAGAAATTGCTGCATTGGCTGTTTTAGTTTATGAATTAAACAACAGAAAGTTTGTAAAGATAAAAGGCAAGATTAAAATTAAACCTTCAAATAGATTAAAGATAGTTGAAAATAATTAA
- a CDS encoding nucleotidyltransferase domain-containing protein has product MKYQKLLQFQELEKISKRLYKKYREKIVDIFLFGSCVKGKLRPNDLDLAVLFKNSDSQFSQKIYSEFKKETDKEIHYNGYNIEEIFSLSIFSTLLEEGYSLIHNRYLSELMGYEASMIFNFNLKNLTKSKKVLFSYALHGHNSNEGMLKKLGGKIFGKAVVIIPESKVEEFREFFELWDIDFEAKKVLIK; this is encoded by the coding sequence ATGAAATATCAAAAATTATTGCAATTTCAGGAATTAGAGAAGATTTCCAAGAGATTATACAAAAAATATCGAGAAAAAATAGTTGATATTTTTCTTTTTGGATCTTGTGTTAAAGGGAAATTACGTCCTAATGATCTAGACTTAGCTGTACTATTTAAAAATTCAGATTCTCAATTTTCGCAAAAGATTTATTCTGAATTTAAAAAAGAAACTGATAAAGAGATTCACTATAATGGGTATAATATAGAAGAAATTTTTAGTTTGTCTATTTTTTCTACGCTTTTAGAAGAGGGGTATTCACTTATACATAATCGATATTTATCTGAATTAATGGGTTACGAAGCTTCAATGATATTTAATTTTAATCTTAAGAATCTTACAAAAAGTAAGAAAGTTTTATTTTCTTATGCTTTGCATGGACATAATTCGAATGAGGGGATGTTAAAGAAATTAGGTGGAAAGATTTTTGGAAAAGCAGTAGTTATTATTCCTGAATCTAAGGTTGAAGAGTTTAGAGAATTTTTCGAATTATGGGATATTGATTTTGAAGCGAAAAAAGTCTTAATTAAATAA
- a CDS encoding diphthine--ammonia ligase: protein MKVAVLFSGGKDSCFSIYQAQKQEHEIACLVSILPENKESYMFHYPNIKLTELQAKAMGFIYVSMISPGKKEEELNELYNILSIVKNKYKVEGIVSGAIQSTYQKNRVDDVCRKLDLKSIAPLWNINHEDYMQELILRKFKAIIVGIAADGLNESWLGKEINRNTLTELRNLNLGTKMHLAGEGGEYESLVLDAPMFKKQIIIKSSKTNMENSCTGALEITKVELRDK, encoded by the coding sequence ATGAAAGTAGCAGTTTTATTTTCAGGTGGGAAAGACTCTTGCTTTAGCATATATCAAGCACAAAAGCAAGAACATGAAATAGCTTGTCTAGTTAGCATTCTTCCAGAAAATAAGGAAAGTTATATGTTTCATTATCCAAATATCAAACTAACAGAATTACAAGCAAAAGCAATGGGTTTTATTTATGTAAGTATGATTTCCCCAGGAAAAAAAGAAGAAGAATTAAATGAGTTGTATAACATTCTAAGCATAGTTAAAAATAAATACAAAGTTGAAGGTATAGTTTCAGGTGCAATTCAATCAACCTATCAGAAAAATAGAGTTGATGATGTTTGTAGAAAATTAGATTTGAAAAGTATTGCCCCCTTATGGAACATCAATCATGAAGACTATATGCAAGAGTTAATTCTAAGAAAATTTAAGGCAATAATTGTTGGAATTGCTGCAGACGGATTAAATGAGTCTTGGTTAGGGAAAGAAATCAATAGAAATACTCTTACAGAACTAAGAAATTTAAATTTAGGGACAAAAATGCACCTTGCTGGAGAAGGGGGAGAATATGAATCTCTAGTCTTAGATGCACCAATGTTCAAAAAACAAATTATAATTAAAAGTTCAAAAACAAATATGGAAAATTCTTGCACGGGCGCTCTTGAAATTACAAAAGTAGAATTAAGAGATAAATAG
- a CDS encoding PKD domain-containing protein: MKLNSFILLLVTLLFIPLVCASSVDLKLDTVNYGPSSELDGYIVLPKGEYTKDTVIELSTNDNTYTKKLSDVLVCGDYDKCTSISEMYTSSEEVFSPEIQTSGLLVGIKKKKGEEIDTSKVAKFNISSLSPFAKSVAANVGNDLDTEWKYFGKSVEGQWESTQIPNGVDDTFENKAEISSNFGSCQLFDVGETDKIQVYGYVSGNGIIMTPSVYDYSNNKSLVALANIKEAICEKSTSSFYWTECNLTFNRPINSKYLFCLTSSAGGYISYKESDSLGYRCTLSGGCILSGKNYFIKMKPQKYDNTLKTEEEYSVANTGFTEPFYQSLKTYYCPKNADCVIPINITFNQNENSKVILSKLEVSIIESDGLSKIIRNKFVTNLQSTQPKFVFSDDLNLPLSKFGITLPSKYGSYELKAYFSGENDEIKYTITKVPTVSITAPATAFTGQNLSLSANITLVDNVEIDSYLWNFSEGDESTEAIGVHTYSDEGTYKVTLTVKDKQQRKGIGSVLINVNNPENVTDELINQTLNLLNGLEKEINSNKTAGLKEAYYDLGLSDYVAESKSKIKIIQSRINSSLTDSQKAVIYQEVSKDLTDIRNNLVLGFSVSESKSLTYENNILPANFQTSLVNSGDFLSVLKENTNLKVESTARKIKLNYLNGNSDEFILITKDLSSSKKLQGSYYEIFPIDVTFEGMTLGVSEKEGNNLKLKEIALPEKVAYKVKGGLVSRLDMFYTLYIPSSISSVNSYIGGEDFVCGNSACEDGEDNILCPQDCVCGDGKCDITEMDSCSEDCSSGFSLKGTNLIVLVIAVVILLGAVGFAILYPQLTKPKSKPSTSVLNTTQLNTLLQYLRSSEKLRVPISKVRQNLLSKGWKPQQIDEAIQKYANSKKQNPSFSSRFK; this comes from the coding sequence ATGAAGTTAAATAGTTTTATTTTGCTATTAGTTACTTTGTTATTTATACCTCTGGTTTGCGCAAGTTCTGTTGATCTAAAATTAGATACTGTAAATTATGGTCCAAGTTCTGAATTAGATGGTTATATTGTTTTGCCTAAAGGAGAATATACTAAAGATACGGTTATAGAATTAAGTACAAATGATAATACATATACTAAAAAATTATCTGATGTTCTTGTTTGTGGAGATTATGATAAATGCACATCTATAAGTGAGATGTATACTTCTAGTGAAGAAGTTTTCTCTCCTGAGATTCAAACTTCTGGTTTGCTAGTTGGTATTAAAAAGAAAAAAGGAGAAGAAATTGATACTTCAAAAGTAGCTAAATTTAATATTTCAAGTTTAAGTCCTTTTGCTAAATCGGTTGCAGCAAATGTTGGTAATGATTTAGACACAGAATGGAAATACTTTGGTAAATCTGTAGAAGGGCAATGGGAGTCTACTCAAATTCCAAACGGGGTAGACGATACTTTTGAGAATAAAGCAGAGATATCTTCTAATTTTGGATCATGCCAATTATTTGATGTGGGAGAAACAGATAAAATTCAGGTTTATGGATATGTCTCTGGTAATGGAATTATTATGACTCCATCAGTTTATGATTATAGTAATAATAAAAGTCTTGTAGCTTTAGCTAATATTAAAGAGGCCATATGTGAAAAATCTACTTCTTCATTTTATTGGACAGAATGTAATTTAACTTTTAATAGGCCTATAAACTCTAAATATCTCTTTTGTTTAACTTCTTCAGCTGGAGGATATATTTCATATAAAGAAAGTGATAGTTTGGGTTATAGATGTACTTTGAGTGGTGGATGTATTTTATCTGGAAAAAATTATTTTATAAAAATGAAACCTCAAAAATATGATAATACATTAAAAACTGAAGAAGAATATTCTGTAGCCAACACGGGTTTTACAGAACCGTTTTATCAAAGTCTAAAAACTTATTATTGTCCTAAAAATGCAGACTGTGTTATCCCTATTAATATTACTTTTAATCAAAATGAGAATAGTAAAGTAATCTTATCTAAATTAGAAGTTTCAATTATAGAATCTGATGGCTTAAGTAAAATTATAAGAAATAAGTTTGTTACTAATCTTCAAAGTACACAGCCTAAATTTGTTTTTAGTGATGATTTAAATTTACCTTTATCTAAGTTTGGAATAACTCTTCCAAGTAAATATGGCTCTTATGAATTAAAAGCTTATTTTTCTGGAGAAAATGATGAGATTAAATATACTATTACAAAAGTTCCTACTGTAAGTATAACTGCTCCTGCAACAGCTTTTACAGGACAAAATTTGAGTTTAAGTGCAAATATTACTTTAGTTGATAATGTTGAAATTGATAGTTATTTATGGAACTTTAGCGAGGGTGATGAATCTACTGAAGCAATAGGTGTACATACTTATTCAGATGAAGGAACTTATAAAGTAACTTTAACAGTTAAAGATAAACAACAAAGAAAAGGCATTGGAAGTGTTTTAATTAATGTAAATAACCCTGAAAATGTAACTGATGAATTAATTAATCAAACTTTAAATTTATTAAATGGATTAGAAAAGGAGATAAACAGTAATAAAACTGCAGGATTAAAAGAAGCTTATTATGATTTAGGCTTAAGTGATTATGTTGCAGAATCAAAATCAAAAATAAAAATAATACAATCAAGAATTAATAGTAGTTTAACTGACTCACAAAAAGCAGTTATTTACCAAGAAGTTTCAAAAGATTTGACAGATATAAGAAATAATTTAGTTTTAGGATTCAGTGTTTCAGAGTCTAAGTCTTTGACTTATGAGAATAATATTTTACCTGCAAATTTTCAGACAAGTTTGGTAAATTCAGGAGATTTTTTGAGTGTTTTGAAAGAAAATACTAATTTGAAAGTTGAATCTACTGCAAGAAAGATAAAATTAAATTATTTAAATGGAAATTCAGACGAATTTATATTAATAACTAAAGATTTGAGTAGTTCTAAAAAATTACAAGGAAGTTATTATGAGATTTTTCCTATAGATGTGACTTTTGAAGGAATGACTTTGGGTGTATCAGAAAAAGAGGGTAATAATCTTAAACTAAAAGAGATTGCTTTACCTGAGAAAGTAGCTTATAAAGTTAAGGGTGGATTAGTTTCAAGACTAGATATGTTTTATACTTTATATATTCCAAGTTCTATATCTTCAGTTAATAGTTATATTGGTGGAGAAGACTTTGTTTGTGGAAATAGTGCTTGTGAAGATGGAGAAGATAATATTCTTTGCCCACAAGATTGTGTGTGTGGGGATGGAAAATGTGATATAACTGAAATGGATTCATGTTCTGAAGATTGTAGTAGTGGATTTAGTTTGAAGGGGACAAATTTAATAGTATTAGTTATAGCGGTTGTAATATTATTGGGTGCAGTAGGATTTGCAATTTTATACCCTCAATTAACAAAGCCAAAAAGTAAACCTTCTACAAGTGTATTAAATACTACTCAATTAAACACTTTGTTACAATATCTTAGAAGTTCTGAAAAATTAAGAGTTCCAATATCTAAGGTAAGACAGAATCTTTTATCAAAAGGATGGAAACCTCAACAAATAGACGAAGCCATACAAAAATATGCGAATTCAAAAAAACAAAATCCTTCTTTTTCAAGCAGATTTAAATAA